The following are encoded in a window of Sciurus carolinensis unplaced genomic scaffold, mSciCar1.2, whole genome shotgun sequence genomic DNA:
- the LOC124974590 gene encoding LOW QUALITY PROTEIN: matrin-3-like (The sequence of the model RefSeq protein was modified relative to this genomic sequence to represent the inferred CDS: inserted 6 bases in 4 codons; deleted 3 bases in 2 codons; substituted 1 base at 1 genomic stop codon), with translation MSKSFQQSSLSRDTQGHGRDLSAAGIGLLAAATQSLSMPASLGWMNWGTARLASLMNLGMSSSLNQQGAHSALSSASTSSHNLQSIFNTGSRGPLSLSSQHCGDADQASNXFGLSARDLDELSRSPEDKITPENLPQILLQLKRRRTEEGPTLSYGRDGRSAKREPPYRVPRDNWEEKRHFRRDSFDDRGPSLNPVLDYDHGSRSQESGYYDRMDYEDDRLRDGERCRDDSFFGETSHNYHKFDSEYERMGCGPGPLQERSLFEKKRGAPPSNNIEDFHGLLLKGYPHLCSICDLPVHSNKEWSQHINGASHSRXCQLLLEIYPEWNPDNDTGHTMGDPFMLQQSTNPAPGILGPPPTSFHLGGTAVGPRGNLGAGNGNLQEPRHMQKGRVETSRVVHIMDFQHGKNXRYQLLQLVEPFGVISNHLILNKINEAFIEMATTEDAQAAVDYYTTTPALVFGKXVRVHLSQKYKRIKKPEGKPDQKFDQKQELGHVMHLSNLPHSGYSNSAVLKLAEPYGKIKNYILMRMKSQAFIEMETREDAMAMVDHCLKKALWFQGRCVKVDLSEKYKKLVLRIPNRGIDLLKKDKSWKRSYSPDGKESPSDKKSKTDGSQKTESTTEGKEQEEKSGEDGEKDTKDDQTEQEPNMLLESEDELLVDEEEAAALLESGSSVGDETDLTNLGDVTSDRKKEPSDKAVKKANASASAAAKKKLKKVDKIEELDQENEAELENGIKNEENTEPGAESAETADDPNKDTSENADGQSDENKEDYTIPDEYRIGPYQPNVSVGIDXVIPKTGFYCKLCSLFYTNEEVAKNTHCSSLPHYQKLKKFLNKLAEERRQKEA, from the exons ATGTCCAAGTCATTCCAGCAGTCATCTCTCAGTAGGGACACACAGGGTCATGGGCGTGACCTGTCTGCAGCAGGAATAGGCCTTCTTGCTGCTGCTACCCAATCTTTAAGTATGCCAGCATCTCTTGGATGGATGAACTGGGGTACTGCACGCCTTGCTAGTTTAATGAATCttggaatgagttcttcattGAATCAACAAGGAGCTCATAGTGCACTGTCTTCTGCTAGTACTTCTTCCCATAATTTGCAGTCTATATTTAACACTGGAAGTAGAGGTCCACTCTCTTTGTCTTCTCAACACTGTGGAGATGCAGACCAGGCCAGTA ATTTTGGTCTGTCTGCTAGAGACTTAGATGAACTGAGT CGTTCTCCAGAGGACAAGATTACTCCTGAGAATTTGCCCCAAATCCTTCTGCAGCTTAAAAGGAGGAGAACTGAAGAAGGCCCTACACTGAGTTATGGTAGAGATGGCAGATCTGCTAAACGGGAGCCACCATACAGAGTACCTAGGGATAATTGGGAAGAAAAAAGGCACTTTAGAAGAGATAGTTTTGATGATCGTGGTCCTAGTCTCAACCCAGTGCTTGATTATGACCATGGAAGTCGTTCTCAAGAATCTGGTTATTATGACAGAATGGATTATGAAGATGACAGATTAAGAGATGGAGAAAGGTGTAGGGATGATTCCTTTTTTGGTGAGACCTCGCATAACTATCATAAATTTGACAGTGAGTATGAGAGAATGGGATGTGGTCCTGGCCCCTTACAAGAGAGATCTCTCTTTGAGAAAAAGAGGGGCGCTCCTCCAAGTAACAATATTGAAGACTTCCATGGACTCTTACTGAAGGGTTATCCCCATCTGTGCtctatatgtgatttgccagttcATTCTAATAAGGAGTGGAGTCAACATATCAATGGAGCAAGTCACAGTCGCTGATGCCAGCTTCTTCTTGAAATCTACCCAGAATGGAATCCTGACAATGATACAGGACACACAATGGGTGATCCATTCATGCTCCAGCAGTCTACAAATCCAGCACCAGGAATTCTGGGACCTCCACCCACCTCCTTTCATCTTGGGGGAACAGCAGTTGGACCAAGAGGAAATCTGGGTGCTGGAAATGGGAATCTTCAAGAACCAAGACACATGCAAAAAGGCAGAGTGGAAACTAGTCGAGTTGTTCACATCATGGATTTTCAGCATGGGAAAAA GAGATATCAACTGTTGCAGCTAGTGGAACCTTTCGGAGTCATTTCAAATCatctgattctaaataaaattaatgaggcATTCATTGAAATGGCAACAACAGAAGATGCTCAGGCTGCAGTGGATTATTATACAACCACACCAGCATTAGTATTTGGCA CAGTGAGAGTTCATTTATCCCAGaagtataaaagaataaagaaacctGAAGGGAAGCCAGATCAGAAGTTTGATCAAAAGCAAGAGCTTGGACATGTGATGCATCTCAGCAATTTGCCCCATTCTGGCTATTCTAACAGTGCAGTCCTTAAACTTGCTGAACCTTATGGGAAAATAAAGAATTACATATTGATGAGGATGAAAAGTCAGGCCTTCATTGAGATGGAGACCAGAGAAGATGCAATGGCAATGGTTGACCATTGTCTGAAAAAAGCCCTTTGGTTTCAGGGGAGATGTGTTAAGGTTGACCTCtctgagaaatataaaaaactgGTACTGAGGATTCCCAACAGAGGCATTGACTTACTGAAAAAAGACAAATCCTGGAAAAGATCTTATTCTCCAGATGGCAAAGAATCTCCTAGTGATAAGAAATCTAAAACTGATGGTTCTCAGAAGACTGAAAGTACAACCGAAGGTAAAGAACAAGAAGAGAAATCAGGTGAAGACGGTGAGAAAGATACAAAGGATGACCAGACAGAACAGGAACCTAATATGCTTCTGGAATCTGAAGATGAGCTACTTGTAGatgaagaagaagcagcagcactTCTAGAAAGTGGCAGTTCTGTGGGAGATGAGACTGATCTTACTAATTTAGGTGATGTGACTTCTGACAGGAAAAAGGAGCCTTCAGATAAAGCTGTAAAAAAG GCAAATGCCAGTGCTTCAGCAGCAGCAAAGAAAAAGCTTAAAAAGGTGGACAAGATTGAGGAACTTgatcaagaaaatgaagcagaattggaaaatggaataaaaaatgaggaaaatacagAACCAGGTGCTGAATCTGCTGAGACTGCTGATGACCCCAACAAAGATACAAGTGAAAATGCAGATGGCCAAAGTGATGAAAACAAGGAAGACTATACAATCCCAGATGAGTATAGAATTGGACCATATCAGCCCAATGTTTCTGTTGGTATAGA TGTGATACCTAAAACAGGGTTTTACTGTAAGCTGTGTTCACTCTTTTATACAAATGAAGAAGTTGCAAAGAATACTCATTGCAGCAGCCTTCCTCATtatcagaaattaaagaaatttctgaataaaTTGGCAGAAGAACGCAGACAGAAGGAGGCTTAA